A stretch of the Sulfuritortus calidifontis genome encodes the following:
- a CDS encoding CbbQ/NirQ/NorQ/GpvN family protein, producing MDAHSLVPEEHYIREQPYYEAVGDEVAIFEAAYKNRLPVLLKGPTGCGKTRFMEYMAWRLKRPLITVSCHDDLTASDLVGRFLVKGGETVWVDGPLTRAVRVGGICYLDEIVEARKDTMVVIHPLADDRRALPMEKLGQLLEASSDFCLAISYNPGYQSVLKDLKQSTRQRFVAMEFDYPSPELERKIIANEAKVDPALAEKLVKFAQLTRNLKGSGLEEGASTRLLVHAGKLIASGVEPVSACRAAVAQALTDDADMLAAVEELSSSIF from the coding sequence ATGGACGCCCACAGCCTCGTCCCGGAAGAACACTACATCCGAGAGCAGCCCTATTACGAGGCGGTGGGCGACGAGGTCGCCATCTTCGAGGCGGCCTACAAGAACCGACTGCCGGTGTTGCTCAAAGGCCCCACCGGCTGCGGCAAGACCCGGTTCATGGAATACATGGCCTGGCGCCTCAAGCGGCCCTTGATCACGGTGTCCTGCCACGACGACCTCACCGCCTCCGACCTGGTCGGCCGGTTCCTGGTCAAGGGCGGCGAGACGGTCTGGGTCGACGGCCCGCTCACCCGCGCCGTGCGCGTGGGCGGCATCTGCTATCTCGATGAAATTGTGGAAGCGCGCAAGGACACCATGGTGGTCATCCACCCCCTGGCCGACGACCGACGTGCCCTGCCCATGGAAAAGCTGGGCCAGTTGCTCGAGGCGTCGAGCGATTTTTGCCTGGCCATCTCCTACAACCCGGGCTACCAGAGCGTGCTCAAGGACCTCAAGCAGTCCACCCGCCAGCGCTTCGTCGCCATGGAGTTCGACTACCCGTCGCCCGAACTGGAGCGCAAGATCATCGCCAACGAGGCCAAGGTCGATCCGGCCCTGGCCGAGAAGCTGGTCAAATTCGCCCAGCTCACCCGCAACCTCAAGGGCTCCGGCCTGGAGGAAGGTGCCTCCACCCGCCTTCTGGTCCACGCCGGCAAGCTGATCGCCAGCGGGGTCGAGCCGGTCTCGGCCTGCCGCGCCGCCGTGGCCCAAGCCCTCACCGACGACGCCGACATGCTGGCGGCGGTGGAAGAACTCTCCTCCTCCATCTTCTGA
- a CDS encoding nitric oxide reductase activation protein NorD has protein sequence MAQAALTAAEIEAELNISLDVEFSFIRADELAAQLVTLPQEDLRFVLDWVRRIASTHLTIAHQFAQRAPGLLSHMDRRLIEAWAVHACDAYDREGLRAALRVIDEVHNFVQIRHEHAAGALFDDIAPILANFLRGLSGRRLKLERGDAAYTDSERIFLPAVVARMATLEDNFRLAKATVAVLWGQTRYGSFRADLAAACAGYAEPERALAHLQALENIRIEACLGRELPGLHRVMQQLKAQQDEGLSPEWQALGAPLLTREATLEDSLRLLPQAYALNDLPHFCFGGELRPEAVTACMAARMEKEKTLLRVKLAELAEDAEPPSPPGRGDGGEGTRRFDVETREENEHLDFELTLDGAPVAPPQQVKDLLTSIQLDLGEIPDEYLVPAGPGDYDPSLFADRAADPDAVWQGTYHEEGALFYPEWDYQRQHYRKNWCVMREKEVKPGDPAFHRATLDKYAGLLRNLRKSFEALRDEDRLEKRQVHGDEVDLDALIEAIADATDGREMSDRLFTRLHRAERNIAVAFMVDMSGSTRGWINEAEREALILLSESLERLGDRYAIYGFSGQTRKRCELFRIKAFDEPYSEAVRARIAGIEAQDYTRMGFAIRHLSKLLNEVPAKTRVLITLSDGKPDDYFDGYRGPYGIEDTRMALIEARRSGIHPFCITIDKEARDYLPHMYGAARYIILDEVRLLPIKVADIYRRLTT, from the coding sequence ATGGCGCAAGCCGCGCTGACCGCCGCGGAGATCGAGGCCGAGCTGAATATCAGCCTCGATGTCGAGTTCAGTTTCATCCGGGCCGATGAACTCGCAGCGCAACTGGTCACGCTGCCGCAGGAAGATCTGCGCTTCGTGCTCGACTGGGTGCGCCGCATCGCCAGCACCCACCTCACCATCGCTCACCAGTTCGCCCAGCGCGCACCCGGGCTGCTGAGCCACATGGACCGGCGTCTGATCGAAGCCTGGGCCGTGCACGCCTGCGATGCCTACGACCGCGAAGGCCTGCGTGCCGCGCTGCGGGTAATCGATGAGGTGCACAACTTCGTGCAGATCCGCCACGAGCATGCCGCCGGCGCCCTGTTCGATGATATCGCCCCGATCCTGGCCAACTTCCTGCGCGGCCTGTCCGGCCGACGGCTCAAGCTGGAACGGGGGGATGCCGCCTATACCGACAGCGAACGCATCTTCCTGCCGGCTGTCGTCGCCCGGATGGCCACGCTGGAAGACAACTTCCGCCTGGCCAAGGCCACGGTCGCCGTGCTCTGGGGCCAGACCCGCTACGGCAGCTTCCGCGCCGACCTGGCCGCCGCCTGCGCCGGCTACGCCGAGCCCGAGCGAGCCCTCGCTCACCTGCAAGCCCTGGAAAACATCCGCATCGAGGCCTGCCTCGGGCGCGAACTGCCCGGCCTGCATCGGGTCATGCAGCAACTCAAAGCCCAGCAGGATGAAGGCCTGTCACCGGAATGGCAGGCACTCGGCGCGCCGCTGCTGACTCGCGAGGCCACGCTGGAAGACAGCCTGCGCCTGCTGCCCCAGGCCTATGCATTGAACGACCTGCCTCACTTCTGCTTCGGCGGCGAGCTGCGCCCGGAAGCGGTCACCGCTTGCATGGCCGCACGCATGGAAAAGGAAAAGACCCTGCTGCGGGTAAAACTGGCCGAGCTGGCCGAGGATGCTGAGCCCCCCTCTCCCCCCGGGAGAGGGGATGGGGGTGAGGGAACACGGCGCTTCGATGTCGAAACACGCGAGGAAAATGAGCACCTCGATTTCGAACTAACCCTCGACGGCGCCCCGGTCGCCCCGCCCCAGCAGGTGAAGGACCTGCTCACTTCCATCCAGCTCGACCTGGGCGAGATCCCCGACGAATACCTGGTGCCGGCCGGCCCCGGCGACTACGACCCCAGCCTGTTCGCCGACCGCGCCGCCGACCCCGATGCCGTCTGGCAAGGTACCTATCACGAGGAAGGCGCCTTGTTCTATCCCGAGTGGGACTACCAGCGCCAGCACTACCGCAAGAACTGGTGCGTCATGCGCGAGAAGGAGGTGAAGCCGGGCGACCCCGCCTTCCATCGCGCCACCCTGGACAAATACGCTGGCCTGCTGCGTAACCTGCGCAAGAGCTTCGAGGCCCTGCGCGACGAAGACCGGCTGGAGAAGCGCCAAGTGCACGGCGACGAGGTCGACCTCGACGCCCTGATCGAGGCCATCGCCGACGCCACCGACGGCCGCGAGATGAGCGACCGCCTGTTCACCCGCCTGCACCGGGCCGAGCGCAACATTGCCGTCGCCTTCATGGTCGACATGTCCGGCAGCACCCGCGGCTGGATCAACGAAGCCGAGCGCGAGGCGCTGATTCTCTTGAGTGAATCGCTCGAACGCCTGGGCGACCGCTATGCCATCTACGGCTTCTCCGGCCAGACCCGCAAGCGCTGCGAGCTGTTCCGCATCAAGGCCTTCGACGAGCCCTATTCCGAGGCGGTGCGCGCCCGCATCGCCGGCATCGAGGCGCAGGACTACACCCGCATGGGCTTCGCCATCCGCCACCTGTCGAAACTCTTGAACGAGGTGCCGGCCAAAACCCGCGTGCTGATCACCCTGTCCGACGGCAAACCCGACGACTACTTCGACGGCTACCGCGGCCCCTACGGCATCGAAGACACCCGCATGGCCCTGATCGAGGCCCGGCGCAGCGGCATCCACCCCTTCTGCATCACCATCGACAAAGAGGCGCGCGACTACCTGCCCCACATGTACGGCGCCGCCCGCTACATCATCCTCGACGAGGTGCGCCTGCTGCCGATCAAGGTCGCCGACATCTACCGCCGGCTGACCACCTGA